The Isachenkonia alkalipeptolytica genome includes a region encoding these proteins:
- a CDS encoding NAD-dependent epimerase/dehydratase family protein encodes MKNILITGKNSYIGTSLENWLMREPDKYKVDTVDMKDGTWKEMDFSSYDVVFHVAGIAHIKETSDNQDLYYKVNRDLAYETAQKAKQDGVEQFIFLSSMSVYGIENGVINRDTPLKPNSAYGKSKIEAEDLINKLQDDSFTVATLRPPMVYGKGCRGNYPRLAGLALKTPVFPKVENKRSMIYVDNLSEFVKQLIDNKSGGLFFPQNAEYVNTSEMVKLIAEVHGKKILMTKLFNPLLRLLNVSTVNKVFGDLVYDMNMSEYESDYRVCGSGKSILKTEGARE; translated from the coding sequence ATGAAAAATATTTTAATCACTGGTAAGAACAGTTACATAGGAACATCTCTCGAGAATTGGCTCATGAGAGAACCTGACAAATATAAAGTAGATACGGTTGATATGAAAGATGGGACATGGAAAGAAATGGACTTTAGTTCATATGATGTTGTGTTTCATGTGGCTGGGATAGCTCATATTAAAGAAACAAGTGATAACCAGGACCTTTACTATAAAGTGAATAGGGATTTGGCTTATGAAACCGCTCAAAAAGCAAAACAAGATGGAGTAGAGCAGTTTATTTTTCTGAGTTCAATGAGTGTATATGGTATAGAGAATGGCGTTATCAATAGAGATACTCCACTCAAACCGAATAGTGCTTACGGCAAATCAAAGATTGAAGCTGAAGATTTGATTAATAAGCTTCAAGATGATTCTTTCACTGTAGCAACTTTAAGACCGCCTATGGTCTATGGCAAGGGATGCCGAGGGAACTATCCAAGGTTAGCTGGATTAGCTCTCAAAACTCCGGTTTTTCCAAAGGTAGAAAACAAGCGCAGCATGATCTACGTAGATAACTTATCAGAATTTGTTAAGCAGCTGATAGATAATAAAAGTGGAGGACTTTTCTTTCCGCAGAATGCGGAGTATGTAAATACAAGTGAGATGGTAAAGTTAATTGCCGAGGTTCATGGAAAGAAGATTTTGATGACTAAGTTATTCAATCCCCTATTAAGGCTACTGAATGTAAGTACAGTAAATAAGGTATTTGGTGACTTGGTATATGACATGAATATGTCTGAAT